In one window of Pirellulales bacterium DNA:
- a CDS encoding PilT/PilU family type 4a pilus ATPase, whose product MASATQTNADRFLGKREDYEIDKLFRALVKLVGSDLHLKADRPPIVRVNGTLRPMNRGPINDEEMVRLCMPLLNERNRRIFDETGGADFAHTVDVDGKLWRFRVNLLQQLGHVGMVARRVNNFVPDFEGLFLPPIMEDLCKFHQGMVLLAGVTGSGKSTTIASMLNWINRNYRKHILTLEDPVEFVFTEDKCLINQREIGLDVKDFGIAMKHAVREDPDVMLVGEMRDEETFMTAIHAAETGHLVFGTIHASSAPSTIGRILDLFPQNMHAALRSAIAMNMKGIVAQKLLPSIKPGVGRVPTVEIMTFNPTIRKLLLEGHDEKLADAIVMCEKEGMQDFTMSLKGLVDRDLIDRSTAFEVAPNVDALRMALKGISVRAPGIL is encoded by the coding sequence ATGGCTAGCGCGACCCAAACTAACGCAGATCGCTTCCTCGGCAAGCGCGAGGACTACGAGATCGACAAGCTTTTCCGCGCGCTGGTCAAACTGGTTGGCAGCGATTTGCATTTGAAAGCAGACCGTCCGCCGATCGTGCGCGTCAACGGCACGTTGCGCCCCATGAATCGTGGCCCGATCAACGACGAGGAGATGGTGCGCCTCTGCATGCCATTGTTGAACGAGCGCAATAGGCGCATCTTCGACGAAACGGGCGGCGCTGACTTTGCGCATACCGTCGACGTCGATGGCAAGCTGTGGCGATTCCGCGTCAACCTGCTCCAGCAACTGGGGCACGTCGGCATGGTCGCGCGGCGCGTGAACAACTTCGTGCCCGACTTCGAAGGGCTCTTTCTGCCGCCGATCATGGAGGATCTTTGCAAGTTCCACCAGGGCATGGTGCTGCTGGCGGGCGTGACGGGCTCGGGTAAAAGCACGACGATCGCCTCGATGTTGAACTGGATCAACCGGAACTATCGCAAGCATATTCTGACGCTTGAAGATCCGGTCGAGTTCGTATTCACCGAAGACAAGTGTTTGATCAACCAGCGCGAGATTGGCCTGGATGTCAAAGACTTCGGCATCGCCATGAAGCATGCTGTCCGCGAAGACCCGGACGTGATGCTGGTGGGTGAAATGCGCGATGAAGAAACGTTCATGACCGCGATCCATGCGGCCGAGACGGGGCACCTTGTGTTCGGTACGATTCACGCATCCAGTGCGCCGTCGACCATCGGACGTATTCTCGACTTGTTCCCGCAGAATATGCACGCCGCTTTGCGCAGCGCCATCGCGATGAACATGAAGGGGATCGTGGCGCAGAAGCTGTTGCCGTCGATCAAGCCGGGGGTGGGACGCGTGCCGACCGTCGAGATCATGACCTTTAATCCCACGATTCGCAAACTGCTGCTCGAGGGGCACGACGAGAAGCTCGCCGATGCTATCGTGATGTGCGAAAAGGAAGGTATGCAGGACTTCACGATGAGCCTCAAGGGATTGGTCGACCGCGACCTGATCGACCGGTCCACGGCGTTCGAAGTAGCGCCGAACGTTGATGCGCTGCGCATGGCGCTTAAGGGTATTAGCGTCCGAGCGCCTGGGATTCTCTAA
- a CDS encoding ATPase, T2SS/T4P/T4SS family, which produces MHRLFISALAVLLISLHAGTAGAQEFGTFPGYPGLDPQSITKFPVGPGNYLSWIKILICWVIFLLWVRSLDWMNRDATELKLEYKRWNMLAFFSFVPAFILLWVIPWFWLAMPLMLAAWLGPFISYVVHRNGKVSMDETVLTAGHIRFWLSENLKVVGIKMAAESSRRGKGPPVELKAQGKDERTNTANLLLARQSPGFHLTQALIAEAVGKRVDAVLMDFTQTAVGMRYQIDGVWHDTEARDRDSGDAILAVIKTIAGLDAKQRVKRQEGTFGAEHQKVKYTGRVVSQGTKTGERTLLQLQGRKHKLERLPDLDMRPKLIEDLKGILSQSQGMIVVSTPPAGGLSTLLPAVVSEMDRFVRGFVGVESSAIKEFYVENVTMTYFDPAAGQNPATVLPKLIREHPDVFIVPDMVDADSATILCEQVEGENRTVVTSIRAKEASESLLQVMRLKVPAAKFATSVTCAVNQRLIRKLCPKCKEAYAPTAQLLEQLGIPAGRVEALYRTPQQPEEVCTDCQGIGYIGRTGIFELLVVDDNVRQALTTNPQLAAVRQAARRAGMRTLQEEGIVLVAKGVTSLQELMRVLKE; this is translated from the coding sequence ATGCACCGCTTGTTCATTTCGGCTTTGGCGGTGCTGTTGATATCGCTCCACGCTGGTACCGCGGGGGCGCAGGAATTCGGCACGTTCCCAGGTTATCCCGGGCTTGATCCGCAATCGATCACCAAGTTCCCGGTCGGCCCCGGAAACTATCTGAGCTGGATCAAGATCCTGATCTGCTGGGTGATCTTCCTGCTGTGGGTCCGTTCCCTCGATTGGATGAATCGGGACGCCACGGAACTCAAGCTGGAATACAAACGCTGGAACATGCTGGCGTTCTTTTCGTTCGTGCCGGCGTTCATCCTGTTGTGGGTGATCCCTTGGTTCTGGCTGGCCATGCCGCTGATGCTGGCCGCCTGGCTGGGGCCTTTTATTTCCTACGTCGTGCATCGCAACGGCAAAGTCTCGATGGACGAGACCGTATTAACGGCCGGACATATCCGTTTCTGGCTTTCCGAGAACTTGAAGGTCGTCGGCATCAAGATGGCCGCCGAATCCAGCCGGCGCGGCAAGGGGCCGCCCGTCGAGCTGAAAGCGCAAGGCAAGGACGAGCGTACGAATACCGCGAATTTGCTGCTGGCGCGGCAAAGCCCGGGCTTTCATCTGACCCAAGCCTTGATCGCCGAGGCGGTCGGCAAACGGGTCGACGCCGTGCTGATGGACTTCACGCAAACGGCAGTCGGCATGCGTTACCAGATCGACGGCGTCTGGCACGATACCGAGGCGCGTGATCGCGATTCCGGCGACGCGATCCTGGCCGTGATCAAGACGATTGCCGGCCTCGATGCGAAGCAACGCGTCAAACGGCAGGAAGGGACCTTCGGCGCCGAGCATCAAAAGGTTAAATACACCGGCCGCGTAGTCAGCCAGGGAACGAAGACCGGCGAGCGCACCTTGCTGCAATTGCAAGGTCGCAAACATAAGCTGGAACGGCTGCCGGACCTGGACATGCGTCCGAAGCTGATCGAGGACCTGAAGGGTATACTGTCGCAGTCGCAGGGAATGATCGTTGTCTCGACGCCGCCTGCTGGTGGACTGTCAACTTTGCTGCCCGCCGTGGTCAGCGAGATGGATCGGTTCGTGCGTGGCTTTGTAGGGGTCGAATCGTCGGCGATCAAAGAGTTTTACGTCGAAAACGTCACCATGACTTACTTCGACCCTGCGGCGGGGCAAAATCCGGCCACGGTCCTCCCCAAGCTGATTCGCGAGCATCCCGACGTTTTCATCGTGCCGGACATGGTGGATGCCGACAGCGCCACCATCTTGTGCGAGCAGGTCGAGGGTGAAAACCGCACGGTGGTAACCAGTATCCGGGCCAAAGAGGCATCCGAATCTCTGTTGCAAGTGATGCGATTGAAAGTGCCTGCCGCGAAATTTGCGACGTCCGTGACATGCGCGGTCAACCAACGCCTGATCCGTAAGCTGTGCCCCAAATGCAAAGAGGCATACGCTCCGACGGCGCAATTGCTGGAGCAGCTCGGAATCCCGGCCGGGCGCGTCGAGGCGTTGTACCGCACGCCCCAGCAGCCCGAGGAAGTTTGCACGGATTGCCAAGGGATCGGTTACATCGGACGAACGGGCATTTTCGAGTTATTGGTCGTCGATGACAACGTGCGGCAAGCATTAACGACGAATCCTCAATTGGCGGCGGTGCGGCAGGCAGCGCGGCGCGCCGGTATGCGGACTTTGCAGGAGGAGGGAATCGTGTTGGTGGCCAAGGGTGTTACCTCGCTGCAAGAACTAATGCGCGTGCTTAAGGAGTAA